The Branchiostoma floridae strain S238N-H82 chromosome 7, Bfl_VNyyK, whole genome shotgun sequence region TGATTGAGAGTAAACCAACCATCACACACAAGCACAACTTCTTGGTACCAAATTATATACTAAGTTGCACAGCATAGATATATtttcaaacatgtacatttttgataGCGTAAGAACAGTTCAAGACTAGAAATTATACTACTTACCTGCCATCTACAATTTGAAGAAGAATTATATTTGGAGATTTTGGGATTTCAGATTGACACAAACAAGTTGCAATATGGCTGACTAAAATAATATAGAATTTGACCGATGAAATATTGTAGAACTAGAAATTCAAACTCTAGTCTTCATCAGTGAATTGCTCATCCCTAAATACAAAAACTGGACCAGTTGGAAAGTGGAAGTCCAATCGATCTGTAATggttactagtacaatgtagtagtaACATAGATTAACAATTCTTCATGAAATTCTTTCTACTACAGTAaaagcagaaacttttgcggtggtttagagttcacaaacatttttccatggctgtAAGAGACTACATTGCATGGTGCTAagtactgtgaacttaaaaccaccgcgaaaagtccttgttcccgctaccgcgaaattaaatcccctcaaacttaaatgcatttatagtattttgagccatacacaaacaaacaaacaaacacaatgttGAACATataaataacaacaacacaaacaagatAACAGCACACTCTCACCTGCTCATGTGTTTGATCTCGCTGGGAACCGTCTGCAGTCTGTTGGCACCGAGATACAGAACCCGTAGTCCCGCCATTCCCGCGATCTGTCCCGGGAACTCCGTAAAACGGTTCCCGCTCAGGTTCAAAACCTCCAGGCTGAGACACCGGTCCAGCTCCTTGGGCAGAGCTCCGTCTTCCAGGAGGTTGTTCTTGGCGATGAACGTCTTAAGATTGGGCAGGCGCGTGAGCTCGCCCGAGACGTGGGTGAGCCCGTTGGCACTGATGTCTAAGTGTCGGAGCTCGCGGAACAGCGACACGGCGCGGGGCAGGACAAGTATCCGGTTGTTGTTCAGGTGTAGGCTCCGGATTCTGTCCGCTTTCTCAGAAAGGTGCTCCGGAAAAAGGTCCAGGTCAGAGTACGCCAAGTCCACGCGGTGTTCATCCGACACGTCGTCTTCGAACATCATCTTGTCTTAGTCCTTCTTTGTGCACAGGCTTCCTTAAGTTTAACTACAGCAAGGAACCTGATCTAGTACCGATAATCTCCTCGAACAAGCCACAAGCAAAGAGATGAAACACAAGTGGTTTCACCATGGCTACAGTCTGTACAGAACCCAGCAGCACACCGAGGATAGGTCCTGCCCCTGTACTTCTATTAGTTCTAACATAACTCACAGGAAGCCTGCTGTACAGCCAGCCGGTAAAACTCCTCTCACAGAAAACTCACCCCCCAAACCTGCATGGCACGTCCCTCTGGGTCACAAAAACATCCCTTCCCACTCCACAACCAACATGTCTACAGGACCAGCTAACTTCTCCTGTACCACCCCACCACCACAGGCCAGTTCTGCAAAGTCACTGCAGGCAGCCCAGTTAGCGGCCCAACTGTCTGCACTGTGCCTTCTCTGTGCATGCAGGGTTGACCTTTGTACCCACTTGTGTTATTCAACAGCTGGGTCATTGCATAAGCCAGGCTTGTAACATAAATATAGCCTCGTGAATATGCATGAACCTCATGAATATGTAATGAGTTACCTCATGAATATGTAATGAGTTACCTCATGAATATGTAAAATAACAGGAGATACAAGATTTGAATGTTGTGAGAGCCTTTCATGGTCAGCAGGGCCCtgggtactagtactactactaagTACATAAATTTGTACTATCAAAGAGGTTAAAAAAGAATTGAAAGCTGGTAGGAAGGGTATAACATTGCCTCACTGTCTCTGAAAATGTGAGCTCAGTTTGGGATCAACTCTGTATCATTTGGGACCCATTCATTCTCATTAGGGACTCGCTTGTCAATAGACAAtagacacctgtcaatcacagctcACCAGGGAGGGCGTTGTGCTCCTTATGGAGTGATCGG contains the following coding sequences:
- the LOC118420126 gene encoding leucine-rich repeat-containing protein 58-like; the protein is MMFEDDVSDEHRVDLAYSDLDLFPEHLSEKADRIRSLHLNNNRILVLPRAVSLFRELRHLDISANGLTHVSGELTRLPNLKTFIAKNNLLEDGALPKELDRCLSLEVLNLSGNRFTEFPGQIAGMAGLRVLYLGANRLQTVPSEIKHMSRLEVLYLGGNQISSLPVEVGCLSSLQSLVLCDNRLESIPPQLTF